atttggatcttgattaacatctagAGTTTGGAATATTACATTATtcccattattcattgttgatttgcaaagtatAATGCCATATATTATTTGAAACAATAAGAAATAAATATACAaattaaaatgagatattttctaattatatttatttaagttgtttttcaaatttaaaataataataataaaattattatatttgaaaatagatatgttatgataatttaaaagatattaatttaaaaataatacagAAATAAAAAATTCAGCATAAACAATTATTTGAAAATGGATATGTAATAATTAAGTATAGGCATCGTATCCAAACCCTCATTTTCCTTTGGAAAGTTTACATAATACTCTTAATTTTGCCAAAAAATGACATCTTTATGGATtgagaagttttttttttttttattttaaggaaatttttacaGTTTTGCCTATTTTTCatcttttgtgttattttttagttgtctagatttatgtatagttgttttcatgttgtttttttTACTTGTTTACGTTTATGTATAATTACTATGTTattgtgttgatgtctaattagtgtttagttgttttcagatatattttgatttaaaaaaaaacgtGTTAGTATGCAATGAATTGACTTCTAGTTGTTGTCCAACTGTTGTTTTTCAGTTGTTTTTTAATGTGGTAGTGTGCAGTGAGTTCGTGTCTGGTTGTTgtccaattattattttttatttgtttctttgactgtatttttgtaaatgaaaatttttgaaaatcatatttttgaaaaaaaagggaccataaaatatatatatatttacgaaAAAACCCCatttcctttctctctcaaatGCTCTCACAACTAATTGCTCATATTTCACCATAAAAATTATTTGAGGTACTTTAgatcatttttattcattttaaactataataatttatttttcattaatatataaaagtttcagcaatttttttaatcatttagtttcttgtAAGATTTTGAAGATTGAGAATTAAATTTTTTTAGGAATTTTATTTGATGTGGAACTACATCACTTGAAAGTTTATCGTTTTGATATTTGCTCtttttttattaaggattttgatatttgtttttttaaattatgactTCTAGTCACTTTTTTcagttttaattcaattttttatattGATATTATTTTACATTATGATTTGTAATAATTgtttattctttttcaaatttatttcaAATTGAATGCATTTATCAATTTATGTAATTGAAATTggatcttttgttttttttttaaagaaaatcaGTGTGATTTGTATTGATTTATAAAGAGTTATGAATATCCTAGTTTTTTTTAATCTAgtaattgaacataattttgaatatgtgttttgtttgttttatatttttttagaaataagATAATATAAATGGAAAATGAATGCCAAAAGATAGATTGTCAATAAAATATAAGGATAAAGTTGAGTAAGAAAAGAGTTATTTGAGTTTGAATATGGATTGAATACAACCTCGAAAGTAAATACAtaaaaaagtaattaaaatataataaaatcatttACATATTagatgtttttaaaaataaaaattttatccTTGCTAAAAAAATGCTAGAAATTTTgagttattatattattttattgatgaaTGTGTCTTCTAAGGATCAAAGACAATCAATTTtaaccattatatatatatatatatatatatatttctattgaTATTGATATTATAGAATATCAAATTGTATAAGTAAAAGGTAAAAAATTAAAGGGTGAAATTATTGGCACCTATTTTTTCACTCCTCACTCTTATTTATTATCAAAACAAtactaaatatattatttttggtgAATTTATATctcattaaatattaaaaaataaaaattttatatttactatttccaaaatatataatatatctcttatatattaattaatttattatttttaattaaaaaaatatatttttttagtattaTAATTTTTGCATGTATCTAAAAATTTAACattgtaattttataaataattgtACTAATGATTTGATTCTAATAAGATAACTTTTTTGAATTTTCaattatttatgtttatatttattcttattttttaaaaaaaattgtgattgatttttttattgttaaaaaaattattttattttaattgagagtataaaaatattttatttttttaacaatagatttttaggacaattcttctataggagtttcactttaagccctactagTAGGACTTTCAGTGTTTCTCAACCAGAGAACAGTTTTCGTCGCGacttttttatgaccgtgtatattgtagctatttagagcatcctgcaaattttcagaaaattccgaatagtttacagtaccgaaaactaggttcaaacatgttgttttccatgtgcataaaaaaattagtcacgcgtgcaacaacatgtttgaacctagttttcggtactgtaaactattcagaattttctgaaaatttgcaggatgctctaaatagctacaatatacatggtcataaaaaaaaattgcgctgaaaactgttcacgggttgtaaacactgagagccctattggtaaggcttaaagtgaagcccctataggagaattcccctagaTTTTTATAGGGGtggaatttattttaaatttactgACATGAGTAATtttatgctattttttttttaaaagtgtgAGAAAATAAGTCTTAAAAATTCATGTGGGGTTTATTTGAAAAAGAAtgggaagagaaaaagaaaaaaaaaagtgtatatAAAAGCACCtacaacaaaaattatatataaaaatatagggAAATTGTCTTATAGGGActttactttaagccctaccggtatagctctcagtgtttacaacccatGAGCAATTTTcagtgtgattttttttatgactatgtatattgtagctatttagagcatcctgcaaatttttagaaaattctgaatagtttacagtaccgaaaactaagttcaaacatgttgttgcacgcgtgactaattttttttatgcgcgtgaaaaacaacatgtttgaacctagttttcagtactgtaaactttgcaggatgttctaaatagctacaatatacacggtcataaaaaaaagtctcgccgaaaactattcacgggtcgaaaaacactaagagccctaccagtagggcttaaagtgaagctccaatagaagaattatcctaaaaatatattaatattaatttaaaatgcaAATATAAATTTTCTCAAATTATTCACATTCAATTTTAAGAATATTCTTTCAATGACATTTAATGGTACTTATTGTTTTCAAATTAGGGAACTTTAACAAAGTTGATTATGTGATATTATGAGCAAGATGATGCAATTAATGAAAATTGTCTATTCCAACTaaattgcatatatatatatattaatattaggGGAGGGAGATTCAAATTTGGCACTTTCTCTTTGTGAAAAGAAGTATAGTATCACTAGATTATGTCCATTAACACTAAATTGCATATTTCATGCGTGACATTTCAAAACTTAAGTGAAAGTGCTTCAATAATACATGACAACTATGGCTGTAGATTTTTTACAATATGTTCAGTTGACATTATATTACCccatatttaaaattattatctctaaaatgtatttttcattCCAAACTTTGGGGGTTTTAGACTTTAACACGTGAAAACTTGAAATGGTGGTCCTATACGCACATCATACTCCAAAAAGTTTGACTCAGCAAATCGGATTGCGCCAAGTTTCAGTAATGATCCAAAAAGCACACATTAGATGGTGCTGAGTCAGATTCTCAGTAAGGTAAGTAAGCCATAACCTCCGAAACCAAAACACTGGGAAAATCCCAAAATGCCACTACTTATTGGTCGAATTACAATTATCATAACGAAAAAGTGAGAGTAGCTTATAGGTTGtcactctttttttttccttatcaGTCTAGTTCATTCTCCACCTTAGAAGCTGCATCAAAAGAACCAAGATATTTAAATATATGTCATTTTCGGCCCTTCACATTTCTCACATGAGTATTTTTTCCAGCCTCAACTGCTTTAACTCTTTCTATATTTTCTTTATTATCGTATTCATTTTACTTTTAATTCTGGGTGATCAAGACACAAATCGTATGATGAAATTACGCCCTTGTCCAAAACGTTTGACCAGTGCTCCAAGCAATGAGGAGTCATTGTTGGCCACCCCGTTAATCGTCGATATAGGACCAGAGGCGGAACCCGGTAACTGATAAAAGAGTGAGAGCAGTGGCTTGAGGCTGACCCACAATGAGGGGCAGAATTGTCATTTTAGTACGATCTTATCCAGAATCTGTGGGCGCCCCAGAATATGCCATTGCCACTCTGGGGTACACTCTTTTGGTTGGAGCTTGGTTGGGTTAAATATTGTGAGAATTGTAAAGTGTAGTGTGGTGAAGGGAATAGAGACGTCTTATTGGTCAGAATTGGAGGTGGGGTTCTCCGAACGCGGATTCATAGGGATTAATTAAGAATTATCTTCTTCCATTAaactattttaataataatttttctaaTTAGACTAAGATCATTTAATCATGTGCTACTGACAACAACTACACAAGATATATTTTTTCCCTCAATCAAATTTAATCCAAAATTAATTAGCTTAGCTTTTTAGGAAAACGAAGTTGTGACTATTTTGACTGAAATAGTAGAggctattttttaatattaattattattatttatataaattaatctTGATATTTGTTAAATAATTATCGGGCTCTATTTTTAAGGAGTAAAGAGAGAATAAATTGACAGAAATAGAAGGTGAAATCTCATCTTTAATTAATCTTCGCTGTCACCAGAGTAGATTTTCCAAATTAATCGCAGTAAAAATGTTTtaagaacaaaaagaaaaaaaaaataataataaagaaagagAGACAAAATTAGATTAGGAGTTCAAGAGGGTTGGATCAGCATGGGGTAAGAGTCCACGTTGGCATGATTCAATGGGTGCGCACTACGCCGTTAAACATTATTCTCCAAACCAGGAAAACATATTTATTTACATAAAACTCTGCATACAAATACAAAATATTGAAAGAGAAGCAAAAAGGAAAGAATGAGAAAAAGAAACCCAGAGATTTTAGCCTcgtataaatattaatttttgtttttaggcCTAAAAATTTTTAGTTTAAAAGGACTGTAATTTTCTCTTAATCTCGCTCCTTCTCTAGAATCCTCGTTCTCTTGAGAAACTCAGTGGTTGGTTATGTAGTTTTTCCTTTGGCAAACGATTTCACGTAAACCGCCTTACGATCTTCACTTTCTCGCCTTTTCTCTCActttctctccctttctctcacTTTCTCGCATTTACCTTCTTCAATGGTAATGGATGATAACGAGAGCTGCGGGAGTAGAGTGCACGAAACGTCGTCGTCGCCTGTTAGGAGTCGGCAACAGCGACAGAAACTCGAGGTTTACAATGAGGTCCTTCGTCGTCTCAAGAATTGCAACAACGACGAGGCTATTCGACCTGGTTTCGACGATGAACTTTGGGCTCATTTCAATCGCCTCCCCGCCCGGTAACTTTACCCTATCATGGCTTTCTCTCGACTCTATTTTAACCTTTTTCAATTTTGTTTTCATGATTTCGCTAATACATGTTTCTGCATAAAACACTGTATGTGTTATGGACTATTTTCATCATCGAGGTTTTTGTTGATCTTGAATCTGTATGGAAAATCAGTTGTTAAGTATTTCTTATTATCGTAATCGCttgctttaaaattaattatcatatgTAATTAAATGTTTGATAATGTTTAGTACACCCATTATCTTTGGATTGAGTTCAAGAAAGTAGATTTGTTTTATTAGTGCTGTTCTACTTTTGTCGAATACTAGAGTATTATTTTCACATAAGCGCAAAAAATTGTAGGATTCGAtcctaaattattatttttcttggcTTCTAGAGTTGTGTTGGCAGTGATGCCAATTTATTTTCTGTTCACGTTTTAAATAGTAATCgttttgtgttatttttgttGGATTATATTGTAGGTATGCACTAGATGTGAATGTGGAGAGGGCTGAAGATGTTCTTGTGCATAAAAGGTTACTGCATTTGGCTCATAATCCTGCTAACAGACCTGCGATGGAAGTCCGACTTGTACAGGTCAGTTGATTCAAAAACGCACTGTAATATGAAGGATTTCTTAGCCTTATTATATCGATAATATTGAAAGCTGCTAGTGTTGTTTTGACCCCTTTTTAATATTTGGTCCTGGTGTTGGTCACCTTGTGTAGGTTCCTCCGATTTCAGATGGGAATTCCACCTCTCCAATCCATCCAGGTTCGCCTAGTGAAGATGTTGCACAAAGTTCTAATACTGCCAGACAAAGGTATTATATGTTATTCTTTTAAGCTATTCAAGACTTCAAGTTGTTAAATGCAGCGTCAACAAATCATCCAATCCAATTGTTATTGAATGAACACAGAAAGTTATTTTTGCTTCATTTGCTGCATTAATTTACGCTGGTTTCTTGCTCTCAACTATTGTGACAACTCTTGATGGTTTTCAAATACCAGTGTACATCCACCACCTGCATTTGGTTCATCTCCAAACCTTGAAGCACTTGCACTTGAAACAAATAATTCTGATGATCAAGATGAGGAAGGTTCTGTGCATGCCAACACACAATATGCTCGGTgatcttctttgtttctttataTCTGAACAGCTCGCTAAACCATCTTTACTGGATTAGTTTACTGGCGCCATTTGGCCAAAATTCTGGTTGTTATACTTCTTCAATGTTAGAATCATGAATAATAAGATTTTTTTCCATCTCATGTTTCATTTGAATGTCTGGGATTTTGGACCTTGGTCTTCATACTTTTCGaagcaaaaatgagattttaattATGTGATCATTGACCAGGTCCACCCTTCTCCTTTTCCACATTCCCTCCTTTCTCTTTGATTATCAATGTTGGAACCTCGTGGATTTAATAACCACCTAACTTTTACATGTTATGATTGATTTTTTGGTGCATGTTCATTACTCCAGCAGATACGTactcatctttttatttttatatttttgataattgaAACAACAAACTAAACCTAAATATTTTCAACTTGATTGTAATGATTTTTTTGTCAGGAGTTGAATGAAATTATTCCACTTTCATTTATGAAGTCAGTGATATGTTTCTAATACCAGATTAATTTGATTGCTAATGATGCAGACCCATGCATGAGATAACTTTGTCAACGGATGACAAGCCAAAACTACTGAGTCAGGTACTATTCATGCATAAACATAAGCAAAACTAGAAGTATTGTTATAATGATTTCCTGAATCTTCTTATTATTAATGCAATGAACTTAATTTTTTTCTGTTAGTGAATGTAGCATTTTTGACTTGTTAATGTCCGCTGAGTTGACTCATTTCCTTGTGATGTATCTTCCATATTAGGCTTATGTGCTAGCTTGAATTACATTAGTTTTGTCGAGTTCAATCTTCATACCTTAACCATTTAATTTTTACCTTCACCAGTAATTGTTTTCTAATCACATGGTGATGTTATGCTTTTTTTGTAGTTGACTTCTTTGCTTGCGGAGATGGGTCTTAACATCCAAGAAGCTCATGCGTTTTCAACTACTGATGGTTACTCTTTGGATGTCTTTGTTGTTGATGGCTGGCCTTACGAGGTATGCTCATACATCTTTAAAAATTTCAACTGAATTCACTGAACAGGAAGTTTTTCTACTGCAAATAAACTAATCATCTGTGAATGATATGGTACCAAGAGAATGGTGCCCATGCTTGGCTACTGTATAAACTTTTGTTGACAATAAAATTTATGCTTTTGCTTGTGATGTACTCAATGATTAATATACTAATGAATTAAGCATGATTGTCACTGGAATTCTATAGACGTTTGCTTGTGCCTAATTTGTGTAGCAGAACCATTGACTTTCCATTTTACATGTTTACTTGATGTTGAAACAGGGAACAGATCAACTCAAAGATGCTTTGGAAATGGAAGTTTTGAAAATCGAGGTAATTCTTGCTGCTTAGTCATTCTTTATGGAGAAATTTGTGTTTATAAAGGATACCTAGTGTATTTTCACTTTCGTGTTGGCTGATGAGGTCTGTACGTTTTATTAATATTACACACTTATTATTTTGCTGATTCTAATTATTATGATGGAATTTTTTTAATCCTATATAAAATTTCTTCTCGGTTTATGCAGAGACAGCCGTGGCCAACGCATCAAACATCTCCTGTTTCTGAAACCGATCATTCAACAGTCAAATCTGAACCTGACCATTTGACTATCCCTGATGATGGAACAGATGTTTGGGAAATTGATCTAAAACATTTGAAGTTTGAGAAGATGGTTGCATCTGGGTCCTATGGTGATCTGTAAGTTAATTTTCCTGATGCTGTCAT
The genomic region above belongs to Humulus lupulus chromosome 1, drHumLupu1.1, whole genome shotgun sequence and contains:
- the LOC133793573 gene encoding serine/threonine-protein kinase STY46-like, with the protein product MVMDDNESCGSRVHETSSSPVRSRQQRQKLEVYNEVLRRLKNCNNDEAIRPGFDDELWAHFNRLPARYALDVNVERAEDVLVHKRLLHLAHNPANRPAMEVRLVQVPPISDGNSTSPIHPGSPSEDVAQSSNTARQSVHPPPAFGSSPNLEALALETNNSDDQDEEGSVHANTQYARPMHEITLSTDDKPKLLSQLTSLLAEMGLNIQEAHAFSTTDGYSLDVFVVDGWPYEGTDQLKDALEMEVLKIERQPWPTHQTSPVSETDHSTVKSEPDHLTIPDDGTDVWEIDLKHLKFEKMVASGSYGDLYKGTYCSQEVAIKILKPERINTDMQREFAQEVFIMRKVRHKNVVQFIGACTKPPSMCIITEYMSGGSVYDYLHKKRGFFKLPTLLKVAADISKGMNYLHQNNIIHRDLKAANLLMDENGVVKVADFGVARVKAQSGVMTAETGTYRWMAPEVIEHKPYDHKADIFSFGVVLWELLTGKLPYEFLTPLQAAVGVVQQGLRPPIPKQTHPKLVEILGKCWERDPALRPDFSEIIDILQQLSKEVADEGDERRKSSSGRFLSVLRRGHH